The Syntrophorhabdaceae bacterium genome segment TATATGTCGGGCACGGAAAATGGCGGTCCGTCGGTGAAGGTGCCGTCGCCGTTGCTGAACTTTATCTTTCGATAGCCGCTGGACGTGTAGTAGCAGATGTCCGTCATGCCGTCTCCGTTAAAGTCACCATACCACCAGTAACCTGAATCCCAGCTGTATATGTCAGGGACAAGGAACCGGGGTTTGTCGGTGAAGGTGCCGTCGCCGTTGGAGATCTTTACCTTCCTGCTCGTGTCGGACGGCGTGGGGTAGTAGTTGATGTCGGTCTTCCCGTCGCCGTCAAAGTCTCCGTACCACTAGTACGATTGGGACCAGCTGTATATGTCGGGGACGGAAAAAGGCGGCTTGTCATCGTACGTGCCGTCGCCCTTGCTGAGCTTGATCTTGCGGTAGCCGCTGGACGTGTAGTAGCAGACATCCGTCCTGCCGTCTCCGTTAAAGTCGCCGTACCACCAGTACGACGGATCCCAACTGTATATATCCTGGACGACGATCTCGCTGCCGTCATAGAACGAATTGGTTTTTTGCTCATCCCACCCAAGCGTCACAGATGGGAGGGCATCTCCCGCAGTGATCGTTCCTGATGCATCGAGCGTAGTATTGCTCCCGAAGAGCGTTACCGTCTTGAGGAGCGACCGCCAGGTGCTTGCGCTTGTCACATAGGTGAGGCGGTACGCCCTGACCATGGCGCCACTCGATCTCACCTCGATCGTCTTCAGCCTCTTTGCGGTCTTTACCTGATAGTTGGTGGTAAACATGACCGGGACATCCGTCCGCGGCTCAAGGTAGAACTTCACGTAGTTCGTCTGACTTAAGCCTGCGGCGGTATTGCCCGCATAGTCGATCCTGTCAGGATAGATCTCCCCCTGGTCCTTTGTATAGGAGACGGTCATGTAGTTGCCGTTCGTGTCGATGACCTTGTCGAGGCACCACTTGAAGATTTTCGCGCCGCTTGTAAAGTCCTGCCGGGAAGCGGCAGTTGTCCCATAGTAGTACCTCGTCCCGTCCTTTGAGGTCACCTCCCATCCGCCGGTTGCGGTATTGTAATAGTATTTGGAAAGCGTCCCTTCTATCCGTGCCCCGTAGTAGTTCGTGCCCCAGTCGGCCCGGGGGACGAGCTCTGCGGAAGAGCCGTTGATCGCCGCCACGTAGTTGTTCGTGGAATAGCTCACTCCCCGCTTTGTTGACCGCTGGATCGCGCCCAGGTCGATCATCCATCCCATCCCGATCCACCCGCTGCCCTGCTGGCTGCTATAGGTGAGGGCAAGCTGGGGAGCAACACCTTTTCTTCCCGGAGGGACCTCGATGGGTATCTTCGCCGTTGCTGCCCCGGCAAACCGGGAGACGTTGATCGAAGGGGAGAGGGCGCCTGCAATACCGTCCCCGGCTCCTCCCGGGACCGACATCATCATCGCCCGTGGAGGGGCTTTTGCTTCTGCCTCGTCGGTCCTTTCAACGGCTTCTTGTGCAGCAGGCTGTTGTGCCTTTGACTGTTCGGCAGCATAGGCGGAGGACACAAATAGATCTGCTGCGAGGGAAAGGCAAGACCCTGCATGGGGCGTGGAAAAGAGTGAAAATACGACGATCAGAAACCAAGTAAAACGGCGAAAACCTCTTGATTTGAAAGAATGCATGCTGAACTCCTTTCAATGGGAACAAAAAGAGGCATCAAAGAGAACTTCTGCTATTTTTTACGTGTGCGGACAGGAGATATTTTCTATGCCCCCTTGAGCATACAACCCTTGAAATCTTATTATCAAAACCAGGGATTTTTTGTCAAGGTTTTTTTTGAGGAATTAATCGCGCTCCACCGGTTGATGCTTCCCACGGCTGAAAAGGCAGCGACCTTTGCTGGCGTTCTCCACGCCTGAAAGACGAGAGTTCCTGTCAACACCATACTTGCAGCGCATTATGACGCCCGCATCTCATCTTTCTCCATTTCCCGGCTTTTCTGGTAATACAACTCTATATGATAGCTGGAGCACTTGTCACGGCGCTCATTGTTTCCCTGTCGCTATGCGTTCCCGCAGCCGCCAGGGATCTCGGTGTTGTGGGAAATACCTACCCTGTAGCAGAGCCCGACGCACTCCAGGAGATCCGGGAAAAGGCTAAATCCATGGATCTGAAAAGGAGCAGGGCGAAGCTTGAAAGAAAGGCGAAAGACTTCAGACCTGAAAACCTTCCCGTTCTGAAAACAGCTACCGCCGACAGGTCCTTCACTGTTGACCTCACCTGGTCCCTCGGATTCGATATAACCGACGGCAAGGGCAGGATCGTCTATCCGAAGGGCTACACCTTCAACCCGCTGGACTACGTCAGGTACGCAAGGACGATAGTGGTGATAAACGGCGCGGACAAAAGGCAGGTCGGGTGGTTCGAGAACTCCGGATACTCAAGGGACATCAACACCCTGCTTCTCATAACGGACGGCTCATACCACCGCCTGGGACAGAAGCTGAGACGGCAGGTCTTCTACGCGAACAGCGCCATCGTTGAAAGGTTCGGCCTGAAGGCGGTCCCCTCGGTAATACAACAGAAAGGCTCCATGCTGGAGGTGAAGGAGATTGCGGTCACAAGGAATTAACGGTGCAGGGATCAGCGGTTTCGCTGCGATCAGCGGTTTCGCTGCGATTAGCGGTTTTACCACAAGGCGCTTTACCACGATTAGCGGCTCTGCCGCAAGGCGCTTTACCACGATTAGCGGTTCTATCGCAACTGTCATTATCGCTTACGTCCTGTTGCTTCTTTCCGCCGTTATGGCGGGGACCGCTTCCGCCGAATGCAGGGCCAGCTTTTTCAACCCGATTGCCGATGTCTGCTGGCACTGCGTCTTCCCCGTCAGGATAGGCGGCATAACCATGGTCGGCACGGACATAGACACCCCCTCGGACAATATCTCAAACCCCGTCTGCCTCTGCGGGACCACCCTGGGACTGACCGCCAGCCTGTGGGAACCGGCAAGGGTCGTTGAAACGGTGAAGGATCCCTACTGCTTCAACCTTATCGGTGTTCCCCTTTCCAATCCGTCGGAGGGGTTCCTCGCCGGCGGATACAGGCAGGACACTACCGCTCCGAACACCTTCCAGCAGGCCCACTGGTATCTCTTCCCCCTGTGGGCGATGCTCGACCTTTTCGTTGACATGCCCTGTACGGAAACCGGGGGGTTCGACATAGCGTACATGACCGAGATAGACCCAACGTGGAACGACGACGTCCTCGGCTTCATGCTCAACCCCGAGGCACTCCTGTTCGCCAACCCCGTAACCCAGCTTGCATGCATGGCCGACAGCATCGCATCGACCGTCGGCGTCCCCATAAGTCCCCTCTTCTGGTGCATGGGAAGCTGGGGGT includes the following:
- a CDS encoding SpvB/TcaC N-terminal domain-containing protein; its protein translation is MHSFKSRGFRRFTWFLIVVFSLFSTPHAGSCLSLAADLFVSSAYAAEQSKAQQPAAQEAVERTDEAEAKAPPRAMMMSVPGGAGDGIAGALSPSINVSRFAGAATAKIPIEVPPGRKGVAPQLALTYSSQQGSGWIGMGWMIDLGAIQRSTKRGVSYSTNNYVAAINGSSAELVPRADWGTNYYGARIEGTLSKYYYNTATGGWEVTSKDGTRYYYGTTAASRQDFTSGAKIFKWCLDKVIDTNGNYMTVSYTKDQGEIYPDRIDYAGNTAAGLSQTNYVKFYLEPRTDVPVMFTTNYQVKTAKRLKTIEVRSSGAMVRAYRLTYVTSASTWRSLLKTVTLFGSNTTLDASGTITAGDALPSVTLGWDEQKTNSFYDGSEIVVQDIYSWDPSYWWYGDFNGDGRTDVCYYTSSGYRKIKLSKGDGTYDDKPPFSVPDIYSWSQSY
- a CDS encoding TraU family protein, which encodes MRSQGINGAGISGFAAISGFAAISGFTTRRFTTISGSAARRFTTISGSIATVIIAYVLLLLSAVMAGTASAECRASFFNPIADVCWHCVFPVRIGGITMVGTDIDTPSDNISNPVCLCGTTLGLTASLWEPARVVETVKDPYCFNLIGVPLSNPSEGFLAGGYRQDTTAPNTFQQAHWYLFPLWAMLDLFVDMPCTETGGFDIAYMTEIDPTWNDDVLGFMLNPEALLFANPVTQLACMADSIASTVGVPISPLFWCMGSWGSAYPLTGHINNDSYVQDNAALAARMIYKMSRELLLWDTGLNECGAVMMPIWVKENYRMHIMKPARDHTCHPVGRSGLIWATMKNPPGGSSSNAPDNFDWMLFRKRVCCVGYSL